The window AGCACCGCGACCTCCGGCCAGTAGTGGAGGAACTTCGGCCCCTTGTCGAAGAAGGCGGTGTCGTACTCGTCCGCCTCGAGGACCAACTCCGGGCCGGCGCCGAGCCGTCCGCCCGACGCGAAGTTTCCCGGCGCGCCGCCGACGATGAACGACGGATCGCGTCCCGCGGCGTCGAGCAGGAAGGCGACGACGCTGCTGGTCGTCGTCTTGCCGTGCGTGCCGGCGACCGCCACGACCCGCTTGCCCGGGACGAGCAGCCGCTCGATCACCTCGGCCATCGCGGCGAGCGGCAGCCGCTCGTCGAGCGCCCGCTCGAGCTCCGGGTTGCCGCGCGAAACGGCGTTGCCGACGACGACGAGATCGGGCGCCGGATCGAGATTCGCGGCGGCGAACGGCGTGCGCAGCTCGATCCCCGCCGCGGCGAGCACGTCCGACGCCGGCGGGTAGAGCGCGCGGTCCGAGCCGCGCACGTCCACGCCGCGCGCCTTGAGCACCGTCGCCAGCGCGGACATCGCCACGCCGCCGACGCCGATGAAGTGCGCCGAACGAGGCCACGGCGCCGGCCAGAGTCCCATCGCTCAGTACGTCCACTGCACCGTGCGGTGCTTGGCGGTTCCGTCGATCAGTTCCCAGCCGACGACCTGGTACTTCGGCCCGTCCTTGACCGGCGTCTTGGCGCGGCGGAACCGGATCTTGAGCTGCAGCTGGTCGAGGATGTCGATCGTCTTCTTCTCGCCGCCGATCTCGACGCGGTAGGTCGTGCCGACCGGATACCCTTGGAGGTAGAGCGCCGTGCCCTTGGGGTAGTGCTGCTCGTTGATCTCGTCGTAGCCGAACGACGGCTGCACGACCAGCGTCGGCTCGTCGGTCGTGCCGCCCTGCGACGGCGCGCCCCAGTAGGTGCCGGGGTTCCGCCCGACGTTGAGCGCGCGGACCATCCCGTAGCCGATCGAGTCGGGCGTCCACTTGCCGGACAGCTTCTCCTGCTCGTACGCCTCGACCGCCTGCCGCACGCGCGCCTTCCAGACCGCGAACTCCGGCGTGCCGGGAGCGGGGGCGTTCGCGTCGTACTTGGCGAGGAACTCGTAGTTGAGCTCGGTGACGCCGGTGAACCAGCATCCCGCGTTCGTCATCAGCTCCTGCTTGGTCGCCCCCTCGAAGCCGCAACCCGCGCAGAACGCCGCCAAGAGCGCCGTCAAGGCCGTCGCCAGACTCGCCACGCGCCGCATCGTCCGTCCCTCCCGGCGGGCGTCCGGGCCGCCGCCGGGCGCCAGATTAGCACCGGCCCAAGCGCCCCGCGCCCCGCGCCCCGCGGTACGATTGGGGCCGGAGGAACGGTCCATGTTCGGCGCGACGTTCTGGGCGCTGCTCGTCCTCGCGGTCACCCCCTTCTTCGCCGCCTGCGCGCTGCCGAGCGGCGCGGGGGACGAAGCCCGCTTCGCCAAGGATCGGGAGCGGATGGTGCGGACGCAGCTCGTCGCGCGCGACATCGTCGACCAGCGCACGCTCGCCGCGATGGGCAAGGTGCCGCGGCATCTCTTCGTCCCCGCCGAGCAACTCCGTCTGGCCTACGAGGACACGCCGCTGCCGATCGGCCACGAGCAGACGATCAGCCAGCCGTACATCGTCGCGCTCATGACCCAGCTCGCGCAGGCCGGCCCGGGGAAGAAGGCCCTCGACGTCGGCACCGGCTCCGGCTATCAGGCCGCCGTCCTCGCCGAGACCTGCTCCAAGGTCTACTCGATCGAGATCCTCTGCGACCTCGCGGCCGAGGCGGAAGCGCGCCTCGAGCGGCTCGGCTACACCAACGTCGTCGGCCGCTGCGGCGACGGCTACCGCGGCTGGCCCGAGGCCGCGCCGTTCGACGTGATCATCGTCGCCGCGGCCCCGACCGAAGTCCCCGCGCCGCTGGTCGAGCAGCTCGCCCCCGGCGGCCGGCTCGTCATCCCGGTCGGCGGCGGCAGCCAGGAGCTCTTGGTCATCGAACGGGGCAAGGACGGCACGATCCGCCGCTGGTCGGCGGGGGGCGTGCGGTTCGTCCCGATGACCGGCGAGGCCCAGCGCCGACCGTAGCCGCGGGGCCGGGCGCTCGTCGCCCGCCCCCCCTCGCCCCGCCGTTCCGCGCCCGCGCCGCAGGCCGTCTCCGGCCTTTCGCGGGCCGTCGCGGATCGGGGTTACACTGCCCCGTTTTTGGCGGAAGAAACCGCCGTTCAGAAAGGTGGAAAGCGCCGTGGCCAAGGAAATCACCCCGCGGGCGACCGACTACTCCCGCTGGTACACCGACGTCGTCACCAAGAGCCAGCTCGCCGACTACAGCCCCGTCAAGGGCTGCATGGTCATCCGTCCGCACGGCTTCGCCCTCTGGGACAACATGAAGGTCGTGCTCGACCGGATGTTCAAGGAGACCGGGCACGTCAACGCCTACTTCCCGATCTTTATCCCCAAGTCGTTCTTCGCCCGCGAGGCGGAGCACGTCGAAGGGTTCGCCAAGGAGTGCGCGATCGTCACCCACACGCGCCTCAAGGCGACCGGGGAGAAGGGGCTGAACGCCGTCGTCCCCGATCCGGAGAGCAAGCTCGAGGAAGAGCTGATCATCCGGCCGACGTCGGAGACGATCATCTACCACATGTACGGCAAGTGGGTGCAGTCCTGGCGCGACCTGCCGCTGCTGATCAACCAGTGGGCCAACGTCGTCCGCTGGGAGATGCGGACCCGTCTCTTCCTGCGCACCGCCGAGTTCCTGTGGCAAGAGGGGCACACCGCCCACGCGACCCACGAGGAAGCGGAGCAGGAAGCGCGGCGGATGCTCGAGGTCTACCGCACCTTCGCCGAGGACTACATGGCGGTCCCGGTCCTGACCGGCCGCAAGACCGACAGCGAGAAGTTCGCCGGCGCGCTGACGACTTACTGCATCGAGGCGCTGATGCAGGACGGCAAGGCGCTGCAGGCCGGCACGTCGCACGACCTCGGCCAAAACTTCTCCAAGCCGTTCGACGTCAAGTACCAGACCGTCGCCGGCGACTGGGAGTACGTCTGGAACACCTCGTGGGGCGTCTCGACCCGCCTCGTCGGCGCGCTGGTGATGAGCCACGCCGACGACAACGGCCTCGTGCTGCCGCCCCGTCTCGCGCCGATCCAGGTCGTCGTGGTGCCGATCTGGCGCAACGCCGACCAGCAGGCCGCGACCACCGCGGCGGCCAAGGATCTCGCCGAGGCGCTGCGGAAGGCGGGGGTCTCCGTCGCCGTGGACGACCGCGACAACGTCAACCCCGGCTTCAAGTACGCGGAGTGGGAACTCAAGGGGGTGCCGCTGCGCCTCGAGCTCGGGCCGCGCGACCTCGAGTCGGGCCAGGTGATGGCGGTCTCCCGCCTCGACCGCTCCAAGACGGCGGTCGGCCGCGACGCCGCGGCGACCGCCGTGCCGGAGCTGCTCGAGAAGATCCAGCGCCAGCTGTTCGAGACGGCGAAGGCCCGCCGCGAGGCGATGACCTACGTCGTGGACGACTGGGCCGCCTTCCAACAGAAGATCGAGGAAGGGGGCTTCCTGCGGGCGCGCCACTGCGGCGACGCCGGCTGCGAGGCGCGGATCAAGGAAGACACCAAGGCGACGATCCGCGTGTTGCCGTTCGACGAGCCGGACGACCCCGGCCCGTGCGTCCTCTGCGGCGCGCCGGCCGCGAAGCGGGTCCATTTCGCCCGCGCCTACTGAGTCCGAAACCACCTCGACGCCCGCCCGTTCCGCCGACCGGAACCGGCGGGCGTCGTCGTCCGCGGGGCGGCGCGGCCAAACAGAGCGCGGAGGCCCCGTAAGCGCTCCGGTTGCGCTCCCCGCCTCCTTTGTGTCAAATAGCCGAGGCGTCGCGGTTCTTGTTGCAACAAGCGGCGCCCTCGATCCGGCGCGCCGGGCGGACGGTCCGTTCGGTTCCCTCCTGCGTTTCGCGCAGGACGCGGCGTTTCAAGCCGCAAGCCGCCGGACCCGGAGGACCACACATGGGCGTCGCCAAGCGCAAGCTCGCGCTCGCCTGCCTCACCGTCGTCGCCAGCGCCGCCGCGCTGCTCTCGCTGCACGGCCTCTTGGCGCTGGAACCACCGGCGGCGGCCGCCGCGGCGAAGATCCAGCCCGCGGAGAGAGACCTCAACGAGATCGTCGAACGCGGCGTTCTGAAGATCGAAGTGTGCCCCGACGACCTGGCCTACCGGGTCGAGGAGGGCGAACCGTCCGGCCTCGCCTACGACATCGGCCTGCGCGTCGCCCGCCGGCTCGGGATGCGCGTCGAAACGGTCGTCGCCCGCAACGCGACCGCCGGCCTGCTCGACGTCCTGCGCGGAGAGGCCGACATCCTCGCCCTGATCGACTCCGGGCCGAAGGCGGACGGGGTTCCCGCGGCCTGGACGGGGAGCTTCGAGACGACCCCGCCCGTGCTCTACGGCCGCGGCGCGGCGGCGATCCGCAGCTTCGGCGACCTGCGCGGCAAGACCGTCGCGGTCGTGAAGGGGTCGGTCCTCGAGGATCTGGCGTTCCGCTGGCAGAAGCGACTAGGCGGCGACCTGACGATCCGCCAGCTCCCGATGTCCACGAGCGTCCGGGAACTCGCCTCGCTCGCCGGCCGCGGCGCCGTGCCGCTCGCCGTGATGGACCAGGACCGGGCGCGGCTGGAGATCGCGACGGCCGACGAGATGCAGATGAGCGCGCCGCTCGACGCGCCGCAGCCGGTGCGCTGGGCGCTGCGGCCGAACTCGCCGCAGCTGCTCAAGACGACGGCCAAGGTCCTCGACGAGATGCGGACGCTCGGCCTGATCGCCGACCTCCAGCGGCAGTACATCGAGACGCCCGACAGTTGGCGCGCCCCCGACGGCCAGGGGCTCTCGCCGTTCGACGGCATCTTCCGCGCCGCCGGCAAGCAGCACGGGCTCGACTGGCGGCTGCTCGCCGCGCTCTCGCTGACCGAGAGCGGCCACAACGCGCAGATTCAGGGGCCGGCCGGGGCCACCGGCTTGATGCAGCTTCTCCCCGAGACCGCCCGCGCCTTCGGCGTCGCCAACCCGAGAGACCCCGCGCAAAACGTCGACGGCGGGGCGCGGATCCTGCGCTGGCTGCACGACGTCCTGCCCGGCGCGACCGAGGAGGACCGGATCGCCTTCACCCTCGCCGCCTACAACATGGGGCTCGGCCACTTCGACGACGCGCGCCGCCTCGCCGCCGCGCGCGGCCTCGACGCCGACCGCTGGGAGGGGGGCGTGGCGGAAGTGCTGCCGATCATGGACCGGCCCGAGGTCGCGGCCACGCTGACCCACGGCCAGACGCACGGCGTGCTGACCCGCGGCTACGTCGCCCAGGTCCTCCGCATCTTCCGCTCCTACAGCGGCGGGCGGGTCGGGGCGATCAAGGCGGCGATGCTCGCCCGCTGACGTCCGCGGCCCGGAGGACCTGCCCGGACACGACGAGGGCCGCCCCGCGGGGCGGCCCTTTCTTCCTTCTTCGACCTCCTGGCCGAGGGCCGCACCGCGTCGGCCGGGGCGCCGGCCGCGCCGCGCTCTTCGGCGGCCTCCGGCGGAACGCCGCCGGCGTCCGCCGCTACTCGCCTTCGGGGATGCGCAGGCGGGTCCGGCCCGCCGGCAGCGCCGGGCCGCGAAGCTGCGGGTTGTGGATCCTCAGCAGCGCGTAGTCCAAGCCGCGCCGACGGGCGACGTCCTTCAGGTCCTCCCCCGCCTTCGCGGCGTCGACGTCGACCATGCGGTACTTCGGCACGTAGAGCGGCGCCATGCGGAACAGGCCGTACTTCTCCGGCTGCTCGTAGACCAGCTTCGCCGCGGCGAGGCGCGGCAGATAGCGCCGCGTCTCCAGCGGCAGGTAGAGCCCGAAGTAGTCCCGCTTCCCCTGCTCGGCGATCGCCTTGGCCACGCCGTTCTCGCCGTAGTTGTAGGCGGCCAGCGCGAGGTACCAGTCGCCGAACTGGCGCTGGAGATCGGCGAGGTAGGTCAGCGCGGCGTCGGTGGAGCGGTCGGGGTCCATCCGCTCGTCGAGGTACTTGTCGATCTTGAGGCCGTACTTCTTCCCGGTGGCCGGCATGAACTGCCACGGCCCCTGCGCGCCGGCGGGCGATTCGACGCTCCAGCGCAGGTCCGACTCGATCATCGAGAGGTACTTGAGGTCGTCCGGCAGGCCGCGCTGGCGCAGCCGCGCCTCGACCATCGGCAGCAGCAGCGGCGCGCGCCGCATCCAGAGCAGCGGCATCGTCGGCTTCCCGACCGTGAGGACGATCTCGTAGGCCACCGCCTCCCGCACCTCCGGCCTGTCGATCGGGAACGGCCGGCCGAGGAGGTCCATCTTCGCCGGAAGGTCGATCGACGCGAGCCCGCGCACGTCGCCGCCCAGCTTGGCCCGCAGCTCCGCGACTTCGCGCCGCAACTGACCCACTTCCGACTCGTCGCCGGTCGTGCCGTCGCGGCGCAGCGCGAACGCCGCGAAGGCCGCCGCGGCCGCCACGCCGACGGCCGCCGCCGCCGCGATCCGCATCCTGTTCATCGCGTCTCCCTTTCCCCGTCGGGGGCATTGTGGCCCGGCGCCCCGGGGCCGCGCCACGCGCCCCGCGCGGCGAAAAGAAAAGCGGCGGGCCGCGTCGCGGCCCGCCGCTCTCCGGGAACGACTAGTTTCAGCGGGCCACCGGGGCCGGGAACTTCGCCAGGACCTGGTCGAAGATCGCGAGCGCCTCGTCCACTTCGCCGGCGCTGATCGTGAGCGGCGGGCGGAAGCGGATCGAGTCCACGCCGCACGACAGGGCGAGGAACCCTTCGGCGTGGCAGGCGGAGATGATCGCGTCGCGCGTCTCGCCGTCCGGGCAGCTCACGGCGGAGAGGAGGCCGAGGCCGCGGACGTTGTTGATCACCGGGTGGCGGCGGGAGAGGTCCTTGAGGCCGCCGACGAAGCGCTCGCCCATCTTGGCGGCGTTGTCGACCAGCTTCTCGGACTCGATCACCTCGAGGATCCGCGTCGCGCGGAACATGTCCACGAGGTGGGCGCCCCAGGTGCTGTTGATGCGGGACGAGACGTGGAAGCAGTTGTCCGGCTCGAGGTCCACGCGCGGGCCGACCATGATTCCGCCGACCTGCATCTTCTTGGCGAACGAGAAGATGTCCGGCTCGACGCCGAAGTTCTGGTGGCACCACATCTTGCCGGTCATGCCGACGCCGGTCTGCACTTCGTCGAAGATCAGCAGCGCTTCGTTCTCGTCGGCCAGCCGGCGCAGGCCCTTGAGGAACGAGGCGCGGAAGTGGCGGTCGCCGCCTTCGCACTGCACCGGCTCGATGATGATCGCCGCGATCTCGTCGGCCCGCTCGGCGAACGCCGCGCGCGCGTCGGCCAGGATCTTGGCCTCGAGGGCGTCCAGCCGCGCGTTCTCGGCGGCGTCCAAGGGGAACTGGACCGCCGGCGCGTCGAGGCGCGGCCAGTCGAACTTCGGGAAGTACATCGTCTTGCGCGGGTCGGTGTTGGTCAGGCTCATCGTGTAGCCGGTGCGGCCGTGGAAGGCGCGCCGGAAGTGCATGATCTGCGAGCCCTTCTCTTCCTTGACGCCCTTGCGGAAGTTGCGCCGGACCTTCCAGTCGAAGGAGACCTTCAGCGCGTTCTCCACGGCGAGGCCGCCGCCGTCGACGAAGAAGAAGTACTTCATGTAGTCGGGGCGGGCGACGCGGTCGAGCGTGTCCACGAACTCGGCGTAGACGTCGGTGTAGATGTCGCTGTTGGCGACCTTGTTCACCGCCACGCGGGACAGCCGGTCGCGCCACGCCTGATCCATCATCGCCGGGTGGTTCATCCCCAGCGGGCTCGAGGCGAAGAACGAGAAGAAGTCGAGATAGCGGCGGCCGTCGCGGGCGTCCACCATGCGGCAGCCTTCCGAGCGGTCGAGGTCGAGCACGATGTCGAAGCCGTCGACGAGCATCCGGCGGCGGATGGTGTCGAGGACGTCGGCGGGGGCGATGGTGCGGTGTGCAGACACGGCTTCAGTCTCCTGTGGGGCGTCCGCCTTCCGCGGCCGGGCGTTCCGACGGCAGGCCCGTCTCGCCGGCCAGATGGATGTGCGGCGTCTCCTTGGTTGTGGACAGAACGACTACGGTCTCGGTGCCGCGCACGCCGGGAATGGCGTTGATCCGGTCGAGGATCAGCCGTTGCAGCGCGCGGCGGTGCCGGACGCGGACTTTGAGGATGCAGGTCGCCTTGCCGGTCACGCGGTGGCATTCCTGGATCTCGCCGATCCGCGCGACCTCCTGCAGGAAGACCCCTTCGTGCTGGGGCTCGTCGATGAAGACCTCGACGAAAGCCAGAAGGTCGCACTGCGCCCGCTCCGGATCGAGCAGCGCGGCGTACCCCTTGATGACGCCGGAACGCTCGAGCTTCTTGATCCGCTCGTGCACCGCGGCCGCCGACAGGCCGACGTCCTGCCCGATCTCGGCGCGGGAACGCCGGGCGTCCCGCTGCAGGATGTCGAGGATCCGCCGGTCCATCGCATCGAGGCGCGGCGGTTCGACGGCGTGGCTGCCGGAGGCGGCCAGCGTTTCGTCTTTGGCTTCCATGCGCGAATAATATTCTAAGGACGGGCCGATTCCAAGTGAAATTTCAAGGACGGCCCCGGAGAGCGGACGCCGTTCCCCGGAGGCGACGGGGGCGGGGCGACTCGCCCCGCCCCCGCGGCATTCCCGGCGCCTCAGAGCGCGCCGCCGAACTCCTTGAGCGACTTGGCCATCTCGTCCAGCCGGGCGGCGATCACCTCGCCGAGCGTCCCCGTCGGCCAGTCCCCGGCGGCGTCCGGACGGCCGAGCGGCATCCCGGCGAGGACCGAGACGACCTCGTCCACGTTGCGCACCGGCCGGACCTCGAACCGCCCCGCCTGCACGTCGGCGAGGACTTCGGGGAGGAGTTGGAGGGTCGGCACCGACGCCGCCGGCAGCAGCACCCCCTGCCCGCCGGTGAAGCCCCGCTCGCGGCAGACGCGCCAGAACCCCTCGACCTTCTCGTTCACCCCGCCGACCGCGAGGACGTTCCCCTGCTGGTCCACGGCGCCGGTCAGGGCGAAGTCCTGCCGCAGCGGCACGTCGGCGAGCGAGGAGAGGACCGAGGCCAGCTCGGCGGTGGAGGCGGAGTCCCCTTCGACGCCGCCGTACGACTGCTCGAAGCAGATGCTCGCGGTGACGGAGAGCGGGTTCTTCTGCGCGAAGAGCGAGCGCAGGTAGCCGGCGAGGATCAGCGACGCCTTGGTGTGGATCTCGCCCGAGAGCTCGGCCTCGCGCTCGATGTCGATGATGCCGGAGCGGCCGACGGCGGTGGTCGCCGTCACGCGGACCGGGTAGCCGAACCGCTCGAGGCTCGTCTCGACGACGGCGAGGGCGTTGACCTGTCCGACGTGGGTCCCGTCGAGCTGCAGGAAGAGCGAGCCGTCCTCGATCGACTCGAGGATCCGCGCCGAGAGGAGCCCCTGCCGCGCGCGCCGCGCGGCGAGCGCCCGCTCGACGCAGGCCGCGTCCACGATCTGGGCGTTCGCCTCGCGGGCGTGCCAACTCGCCTCGCGGGCGAGATCGGCCATCAGCCGGAACCGGGTCGAGATCTTGCAGCGCATCCCGGCGACGCGGACCAAGTACTCGACGATCCGCCCGAC of the bacterium genome contains:
- a CDS encoding protein-L-isoaspartate(D-aspartate) O-methyltransferase → MFGATFWALLVLAVTPFFAACALPSGAGDEARFAKDRERMVRTQLVARDIVDQRTLAAMGKVPRHLFVPAEQLRLAYEDTPLPIGHEQTISQPYIVALMTQLAQAGPGKKALDVGTGSGYQAAVLAETCSKVYSIEILCDLAAEAEARLERLGYTNVVGRCGDGYRGWPEAAPFDVIIVAAAPTEVPAPLVEQLAPGGRLVIPVGGGSQELLVIERGKDGTIRRWSAGGVRFVPMTGEAQRRP
- the proS gene encoding proline--tRNA ligase yields the protein MAKEITPRATDYSRWYTDVVTKSQLADYSPVKGCMVIRPHGFALWDNMKVVLDRMFKETGHVNAYFPIFIPKSFFAREAEHVEGFAKECAIVTHTRLKATGEKGLNAVVPDPESKLEEELIIRPTSETIIYHMYGKWVQSWRDLPLLINQWANVVRWEMRTRLFLRTAEFLWQEGHTAHATHEEAEQEARRMLEVYRTFAEDYMAVPVLTGRKTDSEKFAGALTTYCIEALMQDGKALQAGTSHDLGQNFSKPFDVKYQTVAGDWEYVWNTSWGVSTRLVGALVMSHADDNGLVLPPRLAPIQVVVVPIWRNADQQAATTAAAKDLAEALRKAGVSVAVDDRDNVNPGFKYAEWELKGVPLRLELGPRDLESGQVMAVSRLDRSKTAVGRDAAATAVPELLEKIQRQLFETAKARREAMTYVVDDWAAFQQKIEEGGFLRARHCGDAGCEARIKEDTKATIRVLPFDEPDDPGPCVLCGAPAAKRVHFARAY
- a CDS encoding transglycosylase SLT domain-containing protein gives rise to the protein MGVAKRKLALACLTVVASAAALLSLHGLLALEPPAAAAAAKIQPAERDLNEIVERGVLKIEVCPDDLAYRVEEGEPSGLAYDIGLRVARRLGMRVETVVARNATAGLLDVLRGEADILALIDSGPKADGVPAAWTGSFETTPPVLYGRGAAAIRSFGDLRGKTVAVVKGSVLEDLAFRWQKRLGGDLTIRQLPMSTSVRELASLAGRGAVPLAVMDQDRARLEIATADEMQMSAPLDAPQPVRWALRPNSPQLLKTTAKVLDEMRTLGLIADLQRQYIETPDSWRAPDGQGLSPFDGIFRAAGKQHGLDWRLLAALSLTESGHNAQIQGPAGATGLMQLLPETARAFGVANPRDPAQNVDGGARILRWLHDVLPGATEEDRIAFTLAAYNMGLGHFDDARRLAAARGLDADRWEGGVAEVLPIMDRPEVAATLTHGQTHGVLTRGYVAQVLRIFRSYSGGRVGAIKAAMLAR
- a CDS encoding lytic transglycosylase domain-containing protein, with amino-acid sequence MNRMRIAAAAAVGVAAAAAFAAFALRRDGTTGDESEVGQLRREVAELRAKLGGDVRGLASIDLPAKMDLLGRPFPIDRPEVREAVAYEIVLTVGKPTMPLLWMRRAPLLLPMVEARLRQRGLPDDLKYLSMIESDLRWSVESPAGAQGPWQFMPATGKKYGLKIDKYLDERMDPDRSTDAALTYLADLQRQFGDWYLALAAYNYGENGVAKAIAEQGKRDYFGLYLPLETRRYLPRLAAAKLVYEQPEKYGLFRMAPLYVPKYRMVDVDAAKAGEDLKDVARRRGLDYALLRIHNPQLRGPALPAGRTRLRIPEGE
- the lat gene encoding L-lysine 6-transaminase — encoded protein: MSAHRTIAPADVLDTIRRRMLVDGFDIVLDLDRSEGCRMVDARDGRRYLDFFSFFASSPLGMNHPAMMDQAWRDRLSRVAVNKVANSDIYTDVYAEFVDTLDRVARPDYMKYFFFVDGGGLAVENALKVSFDWKVRRNFRKGVKEEKGSQIMHFRRAFHGRTGYTMSLTNTDPRKTMYFPKFDWPRLDAPAVQFPLDAAENARLDALEAKILADARAAFAERADEIAAIIIEPVQCEGGDRHFRASFLKGLRRLADENEALLIFDEVQTGVGMTGKMWCHQNFGVEPDIFSFAKKMQVGGIMVGPRVDLEPDNCFHVSSRINSTWGAHLVDMFRATRILEVIESEKLVDNAAKMGERFVGGLKDLSRRHPVINNVRGLGLLSAVSCPDGETRDAIISACHAEGFLALSCGVDSIRFRPPLTISAGEVDEALAIFDQVLAKFPAPVAR
- a CDS encoding Lrp/AsnC family transcriptional regulator: MEAKDETLAASGSHAVEPPRLDAMDRRILDILQRDARRSRAEIGQDVGLSAAAVHERIKKLERSGVIKGYAALLDPERAQCDLLAFVEVFIDEPQHEGVFLQEVARIGEIQECHRVTGKATCILKVRVRHRRALQRLILDRINAIPGVRGTETVVVLSTTKETPHIHLAGETGLPSERPAAEGGRPTGD